A genome region from Flavobacterium sp. includes the following:
- a CDS encoding iron-sulfur cluster assembly accessory protein — MIKVSDTAKKKIIDLMKDDGFDAAHDYVRVGVKSGGCSGLSYELKFDKTKNEDDKIFVDNDISIAVEKKSFLYLAGTILEFSGGLNGKGFVFNNPNASRTCGCGESFSL, encoded by the coding sequence ATGATAAAAGTTTCTGATACTGCCAAAAAGAAAATCATCGACTTAATGAAAGACGACGGTTTTGATGCTGCGCACGACTATGTAAGAGTTGGTGTTAAAAGCGGCGGATGCTCTGGTTTATCATATGAATTAAAATTTGATAAAACCAAAAACGAAGACGATAAAATATTTGTAGACAACGATATATCTATTGCTGTTGAAAAAAAATCATTTCTATATTTAGCCGGAACAATTTTAGAATTTTCTGGCGGATTAAACGGAAAAGGTTTTGTTTTCAATAATCCTAACGCGAGCAGAACTTGCGGATGCGGAGAATCATTTTCTCTTTAG
- a CDS encoding L-threonine 3-dehydrogenase, translating to MNPKILIIGACGQIGTELTQKLRKLYGTENVIASDIRKLNTDVVNSGPFEVVNALDFNQIEHLVEVHKITDVYLMAALLSATAEKNPAFAWDLNMNSLFHVLNLAKAKKIQKIFWPSSIAVFGPTTPKENTPQYTIMEPSTVYGISKQAGERWCEYYHNIYGVDVRSIRYPGLISWSTPPGGGTTDYAVDIFYKAIADKKYECFLSSETKMPMMYMDDAIDATINIMKAPVEQIKIHSSYNLAAMSFTPTEIAAEIKKHIPEFEITYNPDFRQKIADSWPASIDDAEAREDWGWNHKFDLESMTKDMLEHLR from the coding sequence ATGAACCCAAAAATATTAATCATAGGCGCTTGCGGTCAGATCGGAACTGAACTGACGCAAAAACTGCGTAAATTATACGGAACCGAAAATGTGATCGCTTCTGATATTCGAAAATTAAATACTGATGTTGTTAATTCAGGACCTTTTGAAGTGGTCAATGCTTTAGATTTTAACCAGATTGAGCATTTGGTTGAAGTGCATAAAATTACAGATGTTTATCTAATGGCGGCTCTTTTGTCTGCAACGGCTGAAAAAAATCCGGCTTTTGCATGGGATTTGAATATGAATTCTCTTTTTCATGTTTTGAATTTAGCGAAAGCTAAAAAGATTCAAAAGATTTTCTGGCCTTCGAGTATTGCCGTTTTTGGACCAACAACTCCAAAAGAAAACACACCGCAATATACTATCATGGAACCTTCTACGGTTTACGGAATCAGCAAACAAGCAGGCGAAAGATGGTGCGAATATTATCATAATATTTATGGTGTTGACGTTCGCAGTATTCGTTATCCGGGCTTAATCAGCTGGTCTACACCTCCGGGCGGCGGAACTACAGATTATGCAGTTGATATTTTTTATAAGGCTATTGCCGATAAAAAATACGAATGCTTTTTATCATCTGAAACCAAAATGCCGATGATGTATATGGATGATGCGATCGATGCGACAATCAATATTATGAAAGCGCCTGTTGAGCAAATTAAAATTCATTCGTCTTATAATTTAGCTGCAATGAGTTTTACTCCAACAGAAATTGCTGCCGAAATCAAAAAACATATTCCTGAATTTGAAATTACTTATAATCCTGATTTCCGTCAGAAAATTGCAGACAGCTGGCCGGCAAGTATCGACGATGCTGAAGCAAGAGAAGACTGGGGATGGAATCATAAATTTGATCTTGAATCTATGACAAAGGATATGCTGGAACATTTACGATAA
- a CDS encoding DUF418 domain-containing protein, which produces MTNSYYPIEQSKRTAIVDILRGWAILGVAIGNYVDFLYIGIEKEIKYDTFSQVLQYINRYFFAAKSWTLLTLLFGYGFAVLINNVASKGKNPVAFFAWRMVLLFILAFINSAFWLGDILKDYAFLGLVLLLFYRCSAKTLAIISAVIILTIPFVMAYVNGLKIEHPAIATNPEYLKLYHSGNWIDFFRFHLLASFYEQIIVPGYAITAHYVMLGCMLFGFMLQKINFFNRLTELKKLLKYVCIISFMSAVVIGIVFNIAIIYKAGFLKVFHPLYWLVLSTMIFISTSICLLYNNGKLKTVFGYFSAGGKMTLTNYMSQNILAAFIFSGIGLGIADSMPYWFYFLLAVFIFIIQLFISKWWLSKYNYGPIEWLWRSASYREWFPLKKAEPEVAADIKTI; this is translated from the coding sequence ATGACAAATTCTTATTATCCTATCGAACAAAGCAAAAGAACTGCAATTGTCGACATACTTCGGGGCTGGGCAATATTGGGCGTAGCCATTGGCAACTATGTGGATTTTCTATACATCGGTATAGAAAAAGAGATTAAGTACGATACTTTTTCTCAGGTACTTCAATATATTAACCGCTATTTTTTTGCAGCAAAATCCTGGACATTATTAACTCTTTTATTTGGCTACGGATTTGCCGTTTTAATTAATAATGTAGCTTCTAAAGGGAAAAATCCTGTCGCTTTTTTTGCGTGGAGAATGGTATTACTATTTATTCTGGCTTTTATTAATTCGGCTTTTTGGCTGGGTGACATTTTGAAAGATTATGCCTTTTTAGGACTAGTTTTATTGCTTTTTTACAGATGTTCCGCCAAAACTTTAGCCATTATTTCTGCCGTGATTATACTCACAATTCCATTTGTCATGGCGTATGTAAATGGTCTAAAAATCGAACACCCGGCTATTGCAACAAATCCCGAATACTTAAAACTCTATCATTCCGGGAACTGGATTGATTTTTTCAGGTTTCATCTTCTTGCCTCATTTTATGAACAAATTATTGTGCCGGGTTATGCTATTACGGCTCATTATGTAATGTTGGGTTGTATGCTTTTTGGCTTTATGCTTCAAAAAATAAACTTTTTTAATCGCTTGACAGAATTGAAAAAACTATTAAAATATGTTTGCATTATTAGTTTTATGAGTGCTGTTGTTATCGGTATTGTATTTAATATTGCTATAATTTATAAAGCAGGATTTCTAAAAGTTTTCCATCCGCTTTACTGGCTGGTTTTAAGTACAATGATTTTTATATCAACATCAATCTGCCTTTTATACAATAATGGAAAGCTAAAAACTGTTTTCGGCTATTTTAGTGCTGGCGGAAAAATGACGTTAACCAATTACATGAGCCAAAATATACTGGCCGCTTTTATTTTCTCAGGAATTGGTCTAGGAATTGCAGATTCAATGCCGTATTGGTTTTACTTTTTACTGGCTGTTTTTATTTTTATTATTCAATTATTTATAAGCAAATGGTGGCTTTCAAAATACAATTACGGTCCAATTGAATGGTTATGGAGATCTGCAAGTTACCGAGAATGGTTTCCTTTAAAAAAAGCAGAACCCGAGGTTGCCGCTGATATAAAAACGATATAA
- the sufB gene encoding Fe-S cluster assembly protein SufB has product MSKYTEDDLKIELETKEYEYGFYTNIESETFPIGLNEEIVRAISLKKEEPEWMTEWRIEAFRAWKEMIEPEWANVSYEKPDFQAISYYSAPKQVDPNKTLDDVDPELLEMYKKLGISLDEQKKMNNIAMDIVVDSVSVATTFKKTLAEKGIIFCPISEAIKEHPELVKKYLGTVVPQKDNFYAALNSAVFSDGSFCYIPKGVKCPMELSTYFRINQAGTGQFERTLVIADEGSYVSYLEGCTAPSRDENQLHAAVVELIALDDAEIKYSTVQNWFPGNKEGKGGVYNFVTKRGLCETNAKISWTQVETGSAVTWKYPSCVLKGDNSVGEFYSIAVTNNFQQADTGTKMIHLGKNTKSTIISKGISAGKSQNSYRGLVQISPRAENARNFSQCDSLLMGNNCGAHTFPYIESKNPSAKIEHEATTSKIGEDQVFYCNQRGIPTEKAIALIVNGFSKDVLNKLPMEFAVEAQKLLEISLEGSVG; this is encoded by the coding sequence ATGAGCAAATACACCGAAGACGATTTAAAGATCGAACTGGAAACTAAAGAATATGAGTACGGATTTTATACCAATATAGAATCTGAAACTTTCCCTATTGGCTTAAACGAGGAGATTGTAAGAGCTATTTCGCTTAAAAAAGAAGAACCTGAATGGATGACCGAATGGCGCATCGAGGCATTCCGTGCCTGGAAAGAAATGATTGAGCCAGAATGGGCAAACGTAAGTTACGAAAAACCAGATTTTCAGGCGATTTCATACTATTCAGCTCCAAAACAAGTAGATCCTAATAAAACTCTGGACGATGTAGATCCTGAATTATTAGAGATGTACAAAAAACTTGGAATTTCTCTTGACGAGCAGAAAAAAATGAACAATATCGCAATGGATATTGTTGTCGATTCTGTTTCTGTAGCTACAACTTTCAAGAAAACTTTGGCAGAAAAAGGAATTATTTTCTGTCCAATTTCTGAAGCTATTAAAGAACATCCAGAATTAGTAAAAAAATATTTAGGAACTGTTGTACCTCAAAAAGACAACTTCTATGCAGCATTAAACTCTGCAGTTTTCTCTGACGGAAGTTTCTGTTATATTCCAAAAGGCGTAAAATGCCCTATGGAACTTTCAACTTATTTTAGAATCAATCAAGCTGGAACTGGACAATTCGAAAGAACTCTAGTTATTGCTGATGAAGGAAGTTATGTTTCTTATCTTGAAGGATGTACAGCGCCAAGCCGTGATGAAAATCAGTTGCACGCTGCTGTAGTTGAATTAATCGCTTTGGATGATGCTGAAATTAAATATTCTACCGTTCAGAACTGGTTCCCAGGAAACAAAGAAGGAAAAGGTGGAGTTTACAATTTCGTAACTAAAAGAGGTTTATGCGAAACAAACGCTAAAATTTCCTGGACACAAGTTGAAACGGGTTCTGCTGTAACTTGGAAATACCCTTCTTGTGTACTTAAAGGAGACAATTCAGTAGGAGAATTTTACTCTATTGCTGTTACCAATAATTTCCAACAAGCAGATACTGGAACAAAAATGATCCATTTAGGTAAAAACACTAAATCGACTATTATTTCTAAAGGTATTTCGGCTGGAAAATCACAAAATAGTTACCGTGGTTTAGTGCAGATTTCACCAAGAGCAGAAAATGCAAGAAACTTTTCTCAATGTGATTCATTGTTAATGGGTAACAATTGCGGTGCGCATACTTTCCCTTATATCGAAAGTAAAAATCCATCGGCTAAAATCGAACACGAAGCAACGACAAGTAAAATTGGAGAAGATCAGGTTTTTTATTGCAACCAAAGAGGTATTCCAACTGAAAAAGCAATTGCCTTAATTGTAAACGGTTTTAGTAAAGATGTACTAAACAAACTTCCAATGGAATTTGCTGTTGAAGCTCAAAAATTATTAGAGATTTCTTTAGAGGGTTCTGTTGGATAA
- a CDS encoding four helix bundle protein codes for MSKFKSFEEINSWQKSRIFNKKIYLITENSNFKKDFDFVRQIRRASLSISSNIAEGFERNQTKSLFTFYM; via the coding sequence ATGAGTAAGTTCAAATCTTTTGAGGAAATAAATTCTTGGCAAAAATCTCGAATCTTCAACAAGAAAATATATTTGATTACTGAAAATTCTAATTTCAAAAAAGACTTTGATTTTGTTAGACAAATAAGACGAGCATCACTTTCTATATCATCAAATATAGCAGAAGGTTTTGAGAGAAATCAGACAAAGAGTTTGTTTACTTTTTATATGTAG
- a CDS encoding S8 family peptidase — MSHIKPLKLSAFALLVLAGCSATVQAQVSAPKEFITAPIAVVKKAPVSENELKRWSHLDLIKDSIPGMSVDKAYAELLQGKTGKKVIVGIVDSGVDIEHEDLKGMIWTNPKEIPGNGIDDDKNGFIDDVHGWNFLGDAVAENLEMTRIVKKKDDGSAEYKQALAQYNEKYEKALKDKQQVDFLLDVHNTIKKELNKTTYKIEDLATITSTDPKVERSKMIMTQIFTNAGPTFDPEAELEDYREHVYDELNYNLNKEFDGRKVVGDNPDDIKNNHYGNNIVFGPDKEKALHGTHVAGIIAQVRGNNLGGDGITNNVEILTVRAVPDGDEYDKDIALAIRYAVDNGAKVINGSFGKSFSPHKDWVYDAIKYAAKKDVLIVHAAGNDGYNIDETKNINYPNDSKDNVKEFADNVITIGAINKQYGETVVAGFSNFGKINVDVFAPGEEIYATVPNNKYKYLQGTSMASPNAAGVAALIRSYYPKLKASQVKKILMESGVALPAKVVLGESENPDEKPVAVSSAESSKTAKMVNAYNALLMAEKMSKK; from the coding sequence ATGAGTCATATAAAACCTCTTAAATTATCTGCTTTTGCATTACTTGTTTTAGCAGGATGCAGCGCAACTGTACAAGCGCAGGTTTCAGCACCTAAAGAATTTATTACAGCACCTATAGCTGTTGTAAAAAAAGCACCGGTTAGCGAAAATGAATTAAAAAGATGGAGTCATCTTGATTTGATAAAAGATTCAATTCCGGGAATGAGTGTTGATAAGGCTTACGCCGAATTGCTTCAGGGAAAAACCGGTAAAAAGGTTATTGTAGGAATTGTAGATTCTGGTGTTGATATCGAACATGAAGATCTAAAAGGAATGATTTGGACAAATCCAAAAGAAATTCCAGGAAACGGAATTGATGATGATAAAAACGGTTTTATTGATGATGTTCACGGATGGAATTTCCTTGGAGATGCTGTTGCCGAAAATCTTGAAATGACGCGTATCGTTAAAAAGAAAGACGACGGTTCTGCAGAATATAAACAGGCTTTAGCTCAATACAATGAGAAATATGAAAAAGCTTTAAAAGATAAACAACAAGTAGATTTTTTACTTGACGTTCATAATACAATCAAAAAAGAGCTTAACAAAACGACTTATAAAATAGAAGATTTAGCGACTATTACTTCTACAGATCCAAAAGTTGAGAGAAGTAAAATGATAATGACTCAAATCTTTACAAATGCCGGACCAACTTTTGATCCTGAAGCTGAACTTGAAGATTACAGAGAACATGTTTATGATGAGTTAAATTACAACTTAAACAAAGAGTTTGACGGAAGAAAAGTGGTTGGAGATAATCCGGATGATATAAAAAACAATCATTATGGAAATAATATTGTTTTTGGCCCGGATAAAGAAAAAGCACTTCACGGAACTCACGTGGCCGGAATTATTGCACAAGTTCGAGGCAATAATTTAGGTGGAGACGGAATTACTAATAATGTTGAAATATTGACTGTAAGAGCCGTTCCTGACGGAGATGAATACGACAAGGATATTGCACTTGCCATTCGTTACGCAGTAGACAATGGAGCAAAAGTAATCAACGGAAGTTTCGGAAAAAGTTTTTCTCCACATAAAGACTGGGTTTACGATGCGATTAAATATGCAGCAAAAAAAGATGTTTTAATTGTTCACGCAGCTGGTAATGACGGTTATAATATTGATGAAACAAAAAACATCAATTACCCAAATGATTCTAAAGACAACGTAAAAGAATTTGCAGATAATGTGATCACAATTGGGGCCATTAACAAGCAATATGGAGAAACTGTTGTAGCAGGATTTTCGAACTTCGGAAAAATAAATGTTGACGTTTTTGCTCCGGGTGAAGAAATTTATGCAACAGTTCCAAACAACAAATACAAATATTTACAAGGAACTTCAATGGCGTCTCCAAACGCAGCGGGAGTTGCTGCTTTGATTCGTTCTTATTATCCAAAATTAAAAGCTTCTCAGGTTAAGAAAATTTTAATGGAATCAGGAGTTGCCCTTCCTGCAAAAGTGGTTTTGGGTGAGAGCGAAAATCCAGATGAAAAACCAGTAGCGGTTTCTTCTGCAGAATCATCAAAAACAGCAAAAATGGTAAACGCTTACAATGCTTTATTAATGGCTGAAAAAATGTCCAAAAAATAA
- a CDS encoding MBL fold metallo-hydrolase has protein sequence MKLYPIESGNFKLDGGAMFGVVPKTIWNKTNPADENNLIDIAARCLLIEEGNRLILIDTGMGDKQSEKFFGYYSLWGSHSIDKSLAKYGFHRDDITDVFMTHLHFDHCGGSVQWNSDKTFYEPAFKNAKFWTNENHWNWATKPNAREKASFLTENILPMQESGQLNFIERPENDFGFSKELGFGIFYADGHTEKQMIPHIQYKDKTIVFCADLLATAGHIPLPYVMGYDTRPLLTLDEKAKFLNAAADNNYYLFLEHDAHNQIITVEHTEKGVRLKEVFTCEDIF, from the coding sequence ATGAAACTTTACCCAATAGAATCCGGAAATTTTAAATTAGACGGCGGCGCTATGTTTGGTGTCGTTCCTAAAACTATATGGAACAAAACCAATCCAGCCGATGAAAATAATTTAATTGATATTGCTGCACGTTGTTTATTAATTGAAGAAGGCAATCGCCTGATTTTGATTGATACCGGAATGGGCGACAAACAATCAGAAAAATTCTTTGGTTATTATTCGCTTTGGGGATCACATTCAATCGATAAATCTTTGGCAAAATATGGTTTTCACCGAGATGATATTACAGATGTTTTTATGACACACTTGCATTTTGATCATTGCGGCGGAAGTGTTCAGTGGAATTCTGATAAAACTTTTTACGAGCCAGCTTTTAAAAATGCAAAATTCTGGACAAATGAAAATCATTGGAACTGGGCAACAAAGCCTAATGCACGTGAAAAAGCTTCTTTTTTAACAGAGAACATTCTCCCAATGCAGGAAAGCGGACAATTGAATTTTATTGAAAGACCGGAAAATGATTTTGGTTTTTCAAAAGAATTAGGCTTCGGAATTTTCTATGCTGATGGCCATACAGAAAAACAAATGATTCCGCATATTCAATACAAAGATAAAACGATCGTTTTTTGTGCCGATTTATTGGCAACAGCCGGACATATTCCACTTCCGTATGTAATGGGATATGATACAAGACCACTTTTAACCTTAGATGAAAAAGCAAAATTTTTAAATGCTGCAGCTGATAATAATTATTATTTGTTTTTAGAGCATGATGCTCACAATCAAATCATAACGGTTGAACATACTGAAAAAGGCGTGAGATTGAAAGAGGTGTTTACTTGCGAGGATATTTTTTAA
- a CDS encoding flavodoxin family protein, with product MENKKVIILGSSRKNGNTTKIVDEISKEHHIDVVNLSDYNISYYDYESKNIDDDFLPLIRRILEEYDTLIFATPVYWYNMSGIMKVFFDRISDLIRIEKETGRKLRGKKIGVITNSHDNEIEDSFYIPFQKSADYLGMEYLGHAHFNANILNHQTKIELTFI from the coding sequence ATGGAAAATAAAAAAGTTATCATTTTAGGTTCTTCCAGAAAAAACGGAAACACAACAAAAATTGTGGACGAAATTTCTAAAGAACATCACATCGATGTAGTGAATTTAAGTGATTACAATATTTCGTATTACGATTACGAAAGCAAAAATATAGACGATGATTTTCTTCCTTTAATAAGAAGAATACTGGAAGAGTACGACACCTTAATTTTTGCAACGCCGGTTTATTGGTATAATATGAGCGGAATTATGAAGGTCTTTTTCGACAGGATTTCAGATTTAATCCGAATTGAAAAAGAAACCGGACGAAAACTAAGAGGAAAGAAAATTGGTGTGATTACAAATTCACACGACAATGAAATCGAAGATAGTTTTTATATCCCGTTTCAAAAATCAGCCGATTATTTAGGCATGGAATATTTAGGACACGCGCATTTTAATGCCAACATCCTAAACCACCAAACAAAAATAGAATTGACATTTATATAA
- a CDS encoding DUF2683 family protein, translated as MNLTLKNVKKKDLPVLKALAKRLNFEIEEIEKPYNPEFVKEILEAQKDIKEGRGIKMTKEDLDNLWK; from the coding sequence ATGAATTTAACTCTGAAAAACGTAAAGAAAAAAGATTTGCCAGTTTTAAAAGCACTTGCAAAACGTTTGAATTTCGAAATTGAAGAGATTGAAAAGCCATACAATCCAGAATTTGTAAAAGAAATACTGGAAGCCCAAAAAGATATTAAAGAAGGCAGAGGCATAAAAATGACTAAAGAAGATTTAGACAATTTGTGGAAATAA
- the sufC gene encoding Fe-S cluster assembly ATPase SufC produces the protein MLSIKNLHAAIGDKEILKGINIEVKAGEVHAIMGPNGSGKSTLSAVIAGNENYEVTDGEVILDGEDLADLAPEERAHKGVFLSFQYPVEIPGVSVTNFMKTAINETRKANGQEEMPANEMLKVIREKSELLEIDRKFLSRSLNEGFSGGEKKRNEIFQMAMLEPKLAILDETDSGLDIDALRIVANGVNKLKSDKNAIIVITHYQRLLDYIVPDFVHVLYNGRIVKSGGKELAYELEEKGYDWIKAEN, from the coding sequence ATGTTATCAATAAAAAACCTTCACGCCGCAATTGGTGATAAAGAAATCCTGAAAGGAATTAATATAGAAGTTAAAGCTGGAGAAGTTCACGCTATCATGGGACCAAACGGTTCTGGAAAAAGTACACTTTCTGCTGTTATTGCAGGAAATGAAAATTATGAAGTTACAGATGGAGAAGTTATTCTTGACGGAGAAGATCTTGCTGATTTAGCTCCTGAAGAAAGAGCACATAAAGGTGTTTTCCTTTCTTTTCAATATCCGGTAGAAATTCCTGGAGTTAGCGTAACTAACTTTATGAAAACTGCTATCAACGAAACTCGTAAAGCAAACGGACAAGAAGAAATGCCGGCAAACGAAATGTTGAAAGTAATTCGTGAGAAATCTGAATTATTAGAAATTGATCGTAAATTTTTATCTCGTTCTTTAAATGAAGGTTTTTCCGGAGGAGAGAAAAAAAGAAACGAGATTTTCCAAATGGCAATGTTAGAGCCAAAATTAGCGATCCTTGACGAAACCGATTCTGGTCTTGATATCGATGCTTTAAGAATTGTGGCTAACGGAGTAAACAAATTAAAAAGCGACAAAAACGCAATTATCGTGATCACGCACTACCAACGTTTGTTAGATTATATCGTTCCTGATTTCGTTCACGTTCTTTACAACGGAAGAATTGTAAAATCTGGAGGAAAAGAATTGGCTTACGAACTGGAAGAAAAAGGATACGACTGGATCAAGGCAGAGAATTAG